A region from the Oceanidesulfovibrio marinus genome encodes:
- the infB gene encoding translation initiation factor IF-2 yields the protein MTITVKDLSNELGVNKKELIQALRELGVQIKSHMSAVDDEQAAEMRSRFRNGEEGGADVVRKEVQPGVIVRRRRRPKAGAAEEHEAEAAEEAEEHEEAAVEAEVEEAPHEAEVAAEAEGVEAAEEAEPEPASKGARIIAAPGEPVPGAESEEAPQEAEAGEAPVEEVAETPAAEEPVAEEAPAEAEAAETAPEEPAEAPAAEKPVAEEAPAEAETAPKKGADAKEAEKADEGKKPKKKAEEGKKPRKKAKRREEPESGPQVRVISMPDPAEVARAQAEAELAKEGMPDPSGRAPRPASPGGTTPPPGQRKGAGSGRKKDRRVVDFSQSLSEEEDRRRASLQAKKKKAQPVRDKTGGKVRPRRGRRPQFDTEHAHAATMAEQASQPLKQAKRKLRIDEAIRVSDMAHQMGVKAQALIKVLLGLGVMATINQSLDLDTASLVASEFGYEVEKVGFSEDTYIAPREEDKPESLKGRPPVVTIMGHVDHGKTSLLDAIRESNITGGEAGGITQHIGAYHVLTPRGEVVFLDTPGHEAFTAMRARGAQVTDIVVLVVAADDGVMDQTREAVNHSRAAGVPIVVAVNKMDKEGADPDRVKRELADLGLLPEDWGGETIYAHVSAKQHTGLDELLEMIVLQSEVLELKANPDKPARGHIVEARLDKGRGAVATVLIQEGTLHQGDPFVCGLFSGRVRALFNDKGEKVDTAGPAMPVEVQGFEGVPEAGDEFVGVEDDKVARRIAESRQLKQREKELAKESKITLETFLAQKAEGEAQILNLVIKSDVQGSLEAVSEALAKLSTDEVKVNVIHGGTGAITESDILLASASEAVIIGFNVRPSAKVKDIAEQEKVDIRFYDIIYKLVSDIKDALSGMLAPEVREVYLGQAEVRDTFSVPKVGIIAGCAVMDGKITRNAGIRLLRDGVVTYTGTVSSLKRFKDDVKEVQKGYECGIGLTNYNDIKVGDVIEAFEEVEEARTLD from the coding sequence ATGACGATCACTGTCAAAGACCTATCCAATGAGCTCGGAGTCAACAAGAAAGAGCTCATTCAGGCCCTGCGAGAGTTGGGTGTCCAGATAAAAAGCCATATGAGCGCCGTTGACGACGAGCAGGCCGCAGAAATGCGCTCGCGCTTCAGAAACGGCGAGGAAGGCGGCGCGGACGTGGTCCGCAAGGAAGTGCAGCCGGGCGTCATCGTACGCCGGCGCCGCAGGCCCAAGGCCGGCGCTGCCGAAGAGCACGAGGCCGAAGCCGCCGAAGAGGCGGAGGAGCATGAAGAGGCCGCGGTGGAAGCCGAGGTCGAGGAAGCTCCGCATGAGGCCGAGGTTGCCGCAGAGGCCGAGGGCGTTGAGGCCGCCGAAGAGGCAGAGCCGGAGCCCGCGTCCAAGGGTGCTCGCATTATCGCCGCGCCCGGCGAGCCCGTGCCTGGTGCCGAGTCCGAAGAGGCTCCGCAGGAAGCCGAAGCCGGCGAGGCCCCGGTGGAAGAAGTCGCAGAGACTCCTGCCGCCGAAGAGCCCGTAGCCGAAGAAGCGCCAGCGGAAGCCGAAGCCGCCGAGACGGCGCCTGAAGAGCCTGCTGAAGCTCCGGCCGCCGAAAAGCCTGTTGCCGAAGAAGCGCCTGCCGAGGCGGAAACTGCTCCCAAAAAGGGCGCGGACGCCAAGGAAGCCGAAAAGGCCGACGAGGGCAAGAAGCCCAAGAAGAAGGCCGAGGAAGGCAAGAAGCCAAGGAAGAAGGCCAAGCGGCGCGAAGAGCCCGAGTCCGGTCCCCAGGTCCGCGTCATCTCCATGCCCGACCCGGCAGAGGTGGCCCGTGCCCAGGCCGAGGCAGAGCTGGCCAAGGAAGGCATGCCCGATCCCAGCGGCCGCGCTCCGCGTCCCGCGTCTCCGGGCGGGACCACGCCTCCTCCCGGCCAGCGCAAGGGTGCCGGCAGCGGCCGCAAGAAGGACCGCCGCGTCGTGGACTTCTCCCAGAGCCTTTCGGAAGAGGAAGACCGCCGTCGCGCCTCGCTGCAGGCCAAGAAGAAAAAGGCCCAGCCCGTACGCGACAAGACCGGCGGCAAAGTCCGGCCCCGCCGTGGCAGACGTCCGCAGTTCGATACCGAGCACGCCCACGCCGCCACCATGGCCGAGCAGGCCAGCCAGCCGCTCAAGCAGGCCAAGCGCAAGCTGCGCATCGACGAAGCCATCCGCGTCTCCGACATGGCCCACCAGATGGGCGTCAAGGCGCAGGCCCTCATCAAGGTCCTCCTGGGCCTCGGCGTGATGGCCACCATCAACCAGTCCCTCGACCTCGACACCGCCAGCCTGGTGGCGTCCGAGTTCGGCTACGAGGTTGAGAAGGTCGGCTTCTCCGAAGATACATACATCGCCCCGCGCGAAGAGGATAAGCCCGAGAGCCTGAAGGGCAGGCCGCCCGTCGTGACCATCATGGGCCACGTCGACCACGGCAAGACCTCCCTGCTGGACGCCATCCGCGAATCCAACATCACGGGCGGCGAGGCAGGCGGCATCACCCAGCACATCGGCGCGTACCATGTGCTCACCCCGCGCGGCGAGGTCGTGTTCCTGGATACTCCCGGCCACGAAGCCTTTACCGCCATGCGCGCACGCGGCGCCCAGGTCACGGACATCGTTGTCCTGGTAGTCGCTGCCGACGACGGCGTGATGGATCAGACCCGCGAGGCCGTGAACCACTCCCGCGCCGCCGGCGTGCCCATCGTGGTCGCCGTCAACAAGATGGACAAGGAAGGGGCCGACCCGGACCGCGTCAAGCGCGAGCTGGCCGACCTCGGCCTCTTGCCCGAGGACTGGGGCGGCGAGACCATCTACGCCCACGTTTCGGCCAAGCAGCACACCGGTCTGGACGAGCTCCTTGAGATGATCGTCCTCCAGTCCGAAGTGCTGGAGCTCAAGGCCAACCCGGACAAGCCCGCCCGCGGCCACATCGTGGAAGCGCGGCTGGACAAGGGCCGCGGCGCCGTGGCCACCGTGCTCATCCAGGAAGGCACCCTGCATCAGGGCGATCCCTTTGTCTGCGGCCTCTTCTCCGGTCGCGTCCGCGCCCTGTTCAACGACAAGGGTGAGAAAGTGGATACCGCCGGCCCGGCAATGCCGGTGGAGGTCCAGGGCTTCGAGGGTGTGCCGGAAGCAGGCGACGAGTTCGTTGGCGTGGAAGACGACAAGGTCGCCCGCCGCATCGCCGAATCGCGCCAGCTCAAGCAGCGCGAGAAGGAGCTGGCCAAGGAGTCCAAGATCACCCTGGAGACCTTCCTGGCCCAGAAGGCCGAGGGCGAGGCCCAGATACTCAACCTGGTCATCAAGTCCGACGTGCAGGGCTCCCTGGAAGCCGTGTCCGAAGCGCTGGCCAAGCTCTCCACAGACGAGGTCAAGGTCAACGTCATCCACGGCGGCACCGGCGCCATCACCGAGTCGGACATCCTGCTCGCCTCGGCGTCCGAAGCCGTCATCATCGGCTTCAACGTGCGTCCGTCCGCCAAGGTCAAGGACATCGCCGAGCAGGAAAAGGTCGACATCCGCTTCTACGACATCATCTACAAGCTGGTGAGCGACATCAAGGACGCCCTCTCCGGCATGCTTGCCCCGGAAGTCCGCGAGGTCTACCTGGGCCAGGCCGAAGTGCGCGACACCTTCAGCGTGCCCAAGGTCGGCATCATCGCGGGCTGCGCCGTCATGGACGGCAAGATCACCCGCAACGCCGGCATCCGGCTCCTGCGCGACGGCGTGGTCACCTACACAGGCACGGTCTCCTCGCTCAAGCGCTTCAAGGACGACGTCAAGGAAGTCCAGAAGGGCTACGAGTGCGGTATCGGGCTCACGAACTACAACGATATCAAGGTCGGCGACGTGATCGAGGCCTTCGAGGAAGTGGAGGAGGCGCGCACCCTCGACTAG
- a CDS encoding YlxR family protein gives MHDHARMHDDARAETKRRVPERTCTVCRAKRPKSELLRFVADEDGLVPDPKQILPGRGCYVCLHGECKSQLRQGHCRPRKRRG, from the coding sequence ATGCATGACCACGCCAGGATGCATGACGATGCCCGCGCTGAAACAAAGCGCCGCGTCCCCGAGCGGACCTGTACTGTCTGTCGCGCTAAGCGGCCCAAATCGGAGTTGCTCCGGTTTGTCGCCGACGAAGACGGTCTTGTCCCGGACCCGAAACAGATACTGCCGGGCAGAGGCTGCTACGTCTGCCTCCATGGCGAATGCAAGTCGCAACTCAGGCAGGGCCATTGCCGACCGAGGAAGAGAAGGGGGTGA
- the nusA gene encoding transcription termination factor NusA: MSMELKKAIEQISKDRGIDRDLLIDTLEEAVRSSVVRKYGENQDIEVGFNEETGEMEVYLFKVVTEDVEDPNTEISLEDAIEHDPGVVLDDEIGFKLNVEDLGRIAAQSAKQVIIQRMRDAEQEIIYEEYKDRKGEIVSGIVQRRDRMGWIINLGRTEALLPKEEQIPKERFKRGDRVQAFIVEVRKEGRGPQVIVSRSHPDYMASLFKREVPEVDDNTVQIMGIARDPGSRAKVAVLSRDRDVDPVGACVGIRGSRIQNIVQELRGERIDIVVWSPEIATYAAHALSPALISRIAVDEDEKLLEVIVPDDQLTLAIGRKGQNVKLASKLLGWKIDIYTESRYNELNVGREKLDQLASVAEIPIDRFFQAGLENPEQVALATDEELEEKLKLTSAKVHQIRAAINFLGLAPKAEEAAAEEAAVEPEESAAPDEEIKTEEKSELRVDSEPPSPEEPTSDE; the protein is encoded by the coding sequence ATGAGCATGGAACTCAAAAAAGCCATCGAACAGATCAGCAAGGATCGCGGCATCGACCGCGACCTCCTCATAGATACGCTTGAGGAGGCGGTGCGCTCCTCCGTCGTCCGCAAGTACGGCGAGAACCAGGACATCGAGGTGGGATTCAACGAAGAGACCGGAGAGATGGAGGTCTATCTCTTCAAGGTCGTCACCGAAGATGTCGAGGACCCCAACACCGAAATTTCCCTGGAAGACGCCATTGAGCACGACCCCGGCGTCGTTCTCGACGACGAGATCGGCTTCAAGCTCAACGTGGAGGACCTGGGACGCATCGCGGCCCAGTCCGCCAAGCAGGTGATCATCCAGCGCATGCGCGACGCCGAGCAGGAGATCATCTACGAAGAGTATAAGGACCGCAAAGGCGAGATCGTCAGCGGCATCGTGCAGCGCCGCGACCGCATGGGCTGGATCATCAACCTCGGCCGCACCGAGGCGCTTCTGCCCAAGGAAGAGCAGATTCCCAAGGAACGCTTCAAGCGCGGCGACCGCGTGCAGGCCTTTATAGTGGAAGTGCGCAAGGAAGGACGCGGACCGCAGGTCATCGTCTCCCGTTCCCACCCGGACTACATGGCCTCGCTGTTCAAGCGCGAGGTGCCCGAGGTGGACGACAACACCGTGCAGATCATGGGCATCGCCCGCGATCCGGGCAGCCGCGCCAAAGTGGCCGTGCTCTCCCGCGACCGCGACGTGGACCCCGTGGGCGCCTGCGTGGGCATACGAGGCTCGCGCATCCAGAACATCGTGCAGGAGCTGCGCGGCGAGCGCATCGACATCGTGGTCTGGAGCCCGGAGATCGCCACCTACGCCGCCCACGCCCTCTCCCCTGCGCTCATCTCGCGCATCGCCGTGGACGAGGACGAAAAGCTGCTTGAGGTCATCGTGCCCGACGACCAGCTCACCCTGGCCATCGGCCGCAAGGGCCAGAACGTGAAGCTCGCCTCCAAGCTGCTCGGCTGGAAGATCGATATCTACACCGAGAGCCGCTACAATGAGCTCAACGTGGGCCGCGAGAAGCTCGACCAGCTTGCCAGCGTGGCCGAGATTCCCATCGACCGCTTCTTCCAGGCCGGTCTGGAGAACCCCGAGCAGGTGGCCCTGGCCACGGACGAGGAGCTCGAGGAAAAGCTCAAGCTCACCTCCGCCAAGGTCCACCAGATCCGCGCTGCCATCAACTTCCTGGGCCTTGCTCCCAAAGCCGAGGAAGCCGCAGCCGAGGAAGCCGCTGTGGAGCCCGAAGAGAGCGCCGCGCCGGACGAAGAGATCAAGACCGAAGAGAAATCAGAACTCCGGGTGGACAGCGAACCGCCGTCTCCCGAGGAGCCGACTTCCGACGAGTGA
- the rimP gene encoding ribosome maturation factor RimP encodes MEQSDAQERIESIARTMVSAFGLELWGVQYMPSGKRGVVRVFLDKPGEGEVDVDECARVSRHMSVALDAEDIVPGRYTLEVSSPGLERIFFNLGQLAGYEGRKVAIVTKDPLYEEEFPGRKRYAGRLVEVADAGIRLDPGEGVGPLEFPWTEIEKARLVHEFDEKAKTAKK; translated from the coding sequence ATGGAACAGAGCGACGCACAGGAACGGATTGAGAGCATCGCCCGGACCATGGTTTCGGCCTTCGGGTTGGAGCTGTGGGGGGTCCAGTACATGCCTTCCGGAAAGCGGGGCGTGGTGCGCGTCTTCCTGGATAAACCAGGAGAAGGCGAGGTGGACGTGGACGAGTGCGCCCGAGTCTCCCGGCACATGAGCGTTGCGCTCGACGCCGAAGACATCGTTCCCGGCCGGTACACGCTGGAGGTCTCCTCCCCCGGTCTGGAGCGGATCTTTTTCAACCTCGGCCAGCTTGCTGGTTACGAGGGCCGGAAGGTGGCCATCGTCACGAAGGACCCGCTCTATGAAGAGGAGTTCCCGGGACGCAAACGCTACGCCGGACGCCTCGTGGAGGTTGCCGACGCGGGAATCAGGCTCGACCCCGGCGAGGGAGTAGGCCCCCTGGAGTTCCCATGGACAGAGATCGAAAAAGCCCGGCTCGTCCACGAGTTTGACGAGAAGGCCAAGACCGCGAAAAAATAA
- the flgF gene encoding flagellar basal-body rod protein FlgF translates to MQSSMFSGLFGALTSEHRLDIIANNLANANTTGFKREKYTFEDTFVAYAHDRIMEPSLDIRQKKLFPEPEIMARPRIAGYETDFTQGGLKPTGSKMDIAIQGPGFFKVQGGDGAEYYTRNGNLHKNLDGELVNARGDRLMGEGGPIALPENAADVEIGPNGQVFADNVLVGQVQIVELEDPQVLEKFGDNLFRARDGQAAVEQDPTETQIAQGFLEASNINVVEEMVNMIETQRAFEAYGKVISQTNDTDTMAIQRVGKAL, encoded by the coding sequence ATGCAAAGCAGCATGTTTTCAGGGCTCTTCGGGGCGCTGACCAGCGAGCACAGGCTGGACATCATCGCCAATAATTTGGCGAACGCCAACACCACGGGCTTCAAACGCGAGAAGTACACCTTCGAGGACACCTTTGTGGCCTACGCCCATGACAGGATCATGGAGCCCTCTTTGGACATCCGGCAGAAGAAGTTGTTCCCGGAGCCGGAGATCATGGCCAGGCCGCGCATCGCCGGCTACGAGACCGACTTCACCCAGGGCGGCCTCAAGCCCACAGGCTCCAAGATGGACATCGCCATCCAGGGGCCGGGCTTTTTCAAGGTCCAGGGCGGGGACGGCGCGGAGTACTACACCCGCAACGGCAACCTGCACAAGAACCTCGACGGCGAGCTGGTGAACGCCCGCGGCGACAGGCTTATGGGCGAGGGCGGCCCCATCGCCCTGCCGGAAAACGCCGCGGACGTCGAGATCGGCCCCAACGGCCAGGTCTTTGCCGACAACGTCCTGGTGGGACAGGTCCAGATCGTGGAGCTGGAGGACCCGCAGGTGCTGGAAAAGTTCGGCGACAATCTGTTCAGGGCGCGGGACGGCCAGGCAGCCGTGGAGCAGGACCCCACCGAGACGCAGATCGCGCAGGGTTTTCTGGAAGCCTCGAACATCAACGTAGTCGAGGAAATGGTCAACATGATCGAAACCCAGCGCGCCTTCGAGGCCTACGGTAAGGTTATTTCACAGACAAACGACACCGACACCATGGCTATCCAGCGTGTCGGCAAAGCGCTCTAG
- the flgG gene encoding flagellar basal-body rod protein FlgG, translating into MMRSLWTAATGMIAQQLNIDVISNNLANVNTIGFKKNRAEFEDLLYQNMRIAGTETVGGERIPTGIQVGMGVRPTTVHKLFSQGDYQNTENPLDLAIEGDGFFQLDVNGEEAYTRAGAFKLNDEGTIVTANGHPLQPEFTVPEDTVNVVVTSDGNITALGRGGDELATAEIPIYTFTNPAGLKAAGRNLYYETDASGDAVQGTPGEEQFGTITQGYLEMSNVEIVDEMVNMIVGQRAYEINSKAIQTSDAMLQTANNLKR; encoded by the coding sequence ATGATGCGCTCTCTCTGGACTGCGGCCACAGGCATGATCGCGCAGCAGCTCAACATCGACGTGATCTCCAACAACCTGGCCAACGTCAACACTATCGGCTTCAAGAAGAACCGCGCGGAGTTCGAGGATCTGCTGTACCAGAACATGCGCATCGCCGGCACCGAAACCGTGGGCGGGGAACGTATCCCCACAGGCATTCAGGTCGGTATGGGTGTCAGACCTACGACGGTGCACAAGCTCTTCAGCCAGGGCGACTACCAGAACACCGAGAACCCGCTGGACCTGGCCATCGAAGGCGACGGCTTTTTCCAGCTCGATGTGAACGGCGAGGAGGCCTACACCCGCGCCGGCGCCTTCAAGCTCAACGATGAAGGCACCATCGTCACGGCCAATGGCCATCCGCTGCAGCCGGAGTTCACCGTTCCCGAGGACACCGTCAATGTGGTGGTCACCAGCGACGGCAACATCACCGCTCTGGGACGCGGCGGCGATGAGCTCGCGACCGCCGAGATCCCGATCTACACCTTCACCAACCCGGCCGGCCTGAAGGCTGCGGGCCGTAACCTCTATTATGAAACGGACGCTTCCGGCGACGCCGTGCAGGGAACTCCGGGCGAGGAGCAGTTCGGCACTATCACCCAGGGCTATCTGGAGATGTCCAACGTGGAGATCGTGGACGAGATGGTCAACATGATCGTTGGCCAGCGCGCCTATGAGATCAACTCCAAGGCCATCCAGACCTCGGACGCCATGCTCCAGACCGCCAACAACCTGAAGCGCTAA
- the flgA gene encoding flagellar basal body P-ring formation chaperone FlgA: MPRILQRIWEIARKKALLAAAVWTLCAAAVAAAAVTPNDTPWRIAVHEAAVITGDTVTLGEIAQPMGPMPDALWQKLSATELWPSPEADGRSMGVNRDKLEQALEHYLGDTAQLCLLPDRLVLRRGGTLVQQDELASLVVKTLTPRARALGGEVAFRDYRLPDKIFLKDSTDTLVVVPDDEKIQPGRVSFWFEERDLRGETVRKVSASVFLDCFKDVMVAAEPVNRNTPLTPDMVTTRRINAAFLKGEPWDGMGGPWRVTRPVGENQPLYKDDLESLPLVRRGEAVELVFEGKFVTLRTMAQALDDAGPGEPVRVRNMQSQQEVYARVRDAHTVVVR; the protein is encoded by the coding sequence ATGCCGCGCATTCTGCAGAGGATATGGGAGATCGCACGGAAGAAGGCCCTTCTGGCCGCCGCCGTGTGGACACTGTGCGCCGCGGCCGTGGCTGCCGCCGCCGTGACGCCGAACGATACGCCATGGCGCATCGCCGTGCACGAGGCCGCAGTGATCACTGGCGACACCGTGACTTTGGGCGAGATAGCCCAGCCCATGGGCCCCATGCCTGATGCCCTCTGGCAGAAGCTTTCCGCCACCGAGCTGTGGCCCTCGCCGGAGGCGGACGGCCGCTCCATGGGCGTGAACCGCGACAAGCTGGAGCAGGCCCTGGAGCACTACCTGGGCGACACGGCCCAGCTCTGCCTCCTGCCGGACAGGCTGGTTCTGCGGCGCGGCGGCACGCTGGTTCAGCAGGACGAGCTCGCCTCCCTGGTGGTCAAAACACTGACGCCGCGGGCCCGCGCCCTGGGCGGCGAGGTCGCCTTCCGCGACTACCGCCTGCCCGACAAGATTTTTCTCAAGGACTCCACGGACACGCTGGTCGTGGTGCCGGACGACGAGAAGATTCAACCCGGCCGGGTCTCCTTCTGGTTCGAGGAACGGGACCTGCGCGGCGAGACCGTGCGCAAGGTATCCGCCTCCGTGTTTCTGGACTGCTTCAAGGACGTCATGGTGGCGGCCGAACCGGTGAATCGCAACACGCCCCTGACGCCGGACATGGTGACCACGCGGCGGATCAACGCCGCCTTCCTGAAAGGGGAGCCGTGGGACGGCATGGGCGGTCCCTGGCGGGTGACCCGCCCTGTGGGCGAGAACCAGCCCTTATATAAGGATGACCTGGAGTCGCTGCCCCTGGTGCGCCGGGGCGAGGCCGTGGAGCTGGTGTTCGAGGGCAAGTTCGTGACCCTCAGGACCATGGCTCAGGCGCTGGACGACGCCGGTCCGGGAGAGCCGGTCCGCGTACGCAACATGCAAAGTCAACAAGAAGTTTATGCCCGGGTGCGGGACGCGCATACCGTGGTGGTCCGCTGA
- a CDS encoding flagellar basal body L-ring protein FlgH: MKKFASITLLCCLVLAACTETKQNVQTTPVISPPPAEDIEPSIAENPGSIFNPGDAGYLFEDNRARRVGDIVLVNVVENSSSTLTATTNSEKKSSMDFGVQSAFLRKSVGVGELLGVDPLDMKGNVGSTPIIQFNSDDKFEGDGDTSRTADISATVGARVVKVLPGGLMQIEGGREVRINDETQLLVVRGLVRPRDIGPDNSVLSSQLADAFIEIYGKGVLADRQKPGWLTRIIDNVWPF, translated from the coding sequence ATGAAAAAGTTCGCATCCATCACGCTTCTGTGCTGCCTGGTTTTGGCCGCGTGCACGGAGACCAAGCAGAACGTGCAGACCACCCCGGTTATCAGCCCGCCTCCGGCAGAGGACATCGAGCCCTCCATTGCCGAGAATCCAGGCTCCATCTTCAATCCCGGCGACGCCGGCTACCTCTTTGAGGATAACCGCGCCCGCCGCGTGGGCGACATCGTGCTCGTGAACGTGGTCGAGAACTCGTCGAGCACTCTGACCGCCACCACGAACTCGGAGAAGAAATCCTCCATGGACTTCGGTGTCCAGTCCGCCTTCCTGCGCAAGAGCGTGGGCGTGGGCGAGCTCCTGGGTGTTGACCCGCTGGATATGAAGGGCAACGTGGGCAGCACCCCCATCATCCAGTTCAACAGCGACGACAAGTTCGAGGGCGACGGCGACACCTCCCGTACGGCGGACATCTCCGCAACGGTCGGCGCGCGCGTGGTCAAGGTCCTGCCCGGTGGTCTCATGCAGATAGAAGGCGGCCGCGAGGTGCGCATCAACGACGAGACGCAGCTTCTCGTGGTGCGCGGCCTGGTCCGGCCGCGGGACATCGGCCCGGACAACTCCGTGCTCTCCTCGCAGCTGGCCGACGCGTTCATCGAGATTTACGGCAAGGGCGTGCTGGCCGACCGCCAGAAACCTGGCTGGCTGACGCGCATCATCGACAATGTCTGGCCTTTCTAA
- a CDS encoding flagellar basal body P-ring protein FlgI, translated as MAILSKNMTRGALALVLAALVCAGILGAPTNAHAVRLKDIATFGGVRNNQLVGYGLVVGLAGTGDSRKSEFTIQSLVNMLEVLGVAVDKRNLRPKNVAAVMVTAQMPVSSKPGTRLDTTVSSLGDAESLLGGVLLMTPLKGIDGKVYGLAQGALTVGGFSVQGDAASASKNISTVALIPNGATVERGVPFHYNDQQQLKVHMNEADFTTTMEVVEKINQSLGGEFARAEDISTIDLAIPPRYEGNLVPFMASLESLEVSPDSKAKVVVDEKTGTVVLGRNVRLSKAAVAHGNLQIVIQENANVSQPGAFSQGQTVVTPETNLGVDEQNRRLTMLEGATLQELVDGLNAIGATPRDLISILRTLKSAGALHAELEVI; from the coding sequence ATGGCGATTCTCAGCAAAAATATGACACGCGGCGCACTGGCGCTCGTACTCGCCGCTCTGGTTTGCGCCGGCATACTGGGCGCACCTACCAACGCCCATGCGGTCCGGCTCAAGGACATCGCCACCTTTGGCGGCGTGCGCAACAACCAGCTCGTGGGCTACGGCCTGGTGGTCGGTCTTGCGGGCACGGGCGACTCGCGCAAGAGCGAGTTCACCATCCAGTCCCTGGTGAACATGTTGGAGGTCCTCGGCGTGGCCGTGGACAAGCGCAACCTGCGACCCAAAAACGTGGCCGCCGTCATGGTTACGGCGCAGATGCCTGTTTCCTCCAAGCCCGGCACCCGGCTGGACACCACGGTCTCCTCCCTGGGCGATGCCGAAAGCCTGCTGGGCGGCGTGCTGCTGATGACGCCCCTCAAGGGTATCGACGGCAAGGTCTACGGTCTGGCGCAGGGCGCTCTCACCGTAGGCGGCTTTTCCGTGCAGGGCGATGCGGCCAGCGCCTCCAAGAACATTTCCACCGTGGCGCTCATCCCCAACGGGGCAACCGTGGAGCGCGGCGTTCCCTTCCACTACAACGACCAGCAACAGCTCAAGGTCCACATGAACGAGGCGGACTTCACCACCACCATGGAGGTTGTGGAGAAGATCAACCAGAGCCTGGGCGGCGAGTTCGCCCGTGCCGAGGATATCTCCACCATCGATCTGGCCATCCCGCCGCGTTACGAGGGCAACCTGGTGCCGTTCATGGCCAGCCTGGAATCGCTGGAGGTGAGCCCGGACTCCAAGGCCAAGGTGGTTGTGGACGAGAAGACCGGTACGGTGGTCCTGGGCCGGAACGTGCGGCTTTCCAAGGCGGCCGTGGCCCACGGCAACCTGCAGATCGTGATCCAGGAGAACGCCAACGTCTCGCAACCCGGCGCCTTCTCCCAGGGGCAGACAGTCGTGACGCCCGAGACCAACCTGGGCGTGGACGAGCAGAACCGCCGGCTCACCATGCTCGAAGGCGCGACCCTGCAGGAGCTGGTGGACGGCCTGAACGCCATCGGCGCTACCCCGCGTGACCTTATCTCAATCCTGCGCACATTGAAGAGCGCCGGAGCACTGCACGCCGAGCTGGAGGTTATCTGA